The Streptomyces kanamyceticus DNA segment TTCCTCCTGTGACAACCTAGACCGCCGCCCCCGTGATGGAAGGAGGGGGAAGTGCCGGAAAGGACGATGGAGTTCGGCAAGTACGGCGCCCACGGCATCAAGGGCCACGAGGCTGTTGCCCGGCAACTCGACCGGCTCACTGGATTCATCGCCACGCCCATTACCGCGCGCCGTGGCCTGATGGCCCGGCTGCACTACCTCACCCGCACCCCCCACGCCCGCGAAGCAGCCCGCGCGGCCGGCCTCACCGTCACCGACCGCACCCTGAAGGCCTGGCTGGCCGGTCGGCGCAGCCCCTCCAAGCAGAACCTGCAGCGCATCGAGACGGTCTACCGCACGGTGCGCCGCCACAACGTGGCCCGGTACCTGACCAGCCGTCTCAACCGTGAAGGCCGCGGCACCCGGGTGGAGTTCCACTCCCTCAACCAGTCCCGCGTCAGCCGCCCCCACCAGCGGGTCGTGGACTTCCGCACCCTCAACGTCCGCCACTGGGACCGCATCGTCGACGCCTGG contains these protein-coding regions:
- a CDS encoding helix-turn-helix domain-containing protein; protein product: MPERTMEFGKYGAHGIKGHEAVARQLDRLTGFIATPITARRGLMARLHYLTRTPHAREAARAAGLTVTDRTLKAWLAGRRSPSKQNLQRIETVYRTVRRHNVARYLTSRLNREGRGTRVEFHSLNQSRVSRPHQRVVDFRTLNVRHWDRIVDAWSTGNDAALDDAWVNDAVVDLGSQWGQYENVTNIGFAA